One genomic window of Solanum stenotomum isolate F172 chromosome 9, ASM1918654v1, whole genome shotgun sequence includes the following:
- the LOC125877879 gene encoding uncharacterized protein LOC125877879: protein MQSLLGFRPPQFSEEAAWLPGWLQQQDVETKSSYDGTNIGNSFSQEFLQQHNAVASHQQSTQEDGYKSCHLFLSGDDSSPLSLVQPINNVVQFHLHLSLGCSSENLPTTLEDISEAERIKSSHALSVQCVQIPIVTEGSAKELKVDNFTALGKGCNNVNKGEGHERNACLHEVNHMDNAIELSIAASEALVIHEVFKDELFSKRFPASTVLEAALQVKQARLEAWKESHESCNCATEEIPEIDCLSESEDLRMEDAFHDVGLSASDSADLHFHDFSLSHVKDTLASQTQSCSGKLEKEGAVLHGIDILQPGDSFTKLNLNDIESESQLKVDERFGSLSDDGQRIPTRDPYLVADIIPVERESDHMSDCLKKVNFPVLEGKSFQASIGSPSVKNINVVGESEDLPKVFPNRFESRWFGGWTCLKNEVRLFDQVKCNAIKSIPEPFVGETSYFSESADIAPDMSSFVTRKQDERVIIASQLSIPSEDLCNKGKEMTLLSQDIVASSDLSLDDTLCSVVPCSISSDHLSSPSAVYNNVRDEKQQSFGPTTECATNLRKNSVLDNQVVHGKQVTTPKINREGMHVPVRREVTSLRTYSVLSGNGISSEKGYCLNTSFSLGRNDASMLMPVGQMTNEKGNCDDIPTDGNEVTVSMPKNTSSPLILNPGPRRRFQASKSFQHDFGTEKDRKQTTEDQAAIQCPKRKRVHFSETETEIQRGKEPKKSLVALKSCHTPKTARNLRPPTSHLESRTQELKKRLINSSARVGRRLMLGNMEFLVTGFSRKREKKLEDLIKKHGGTVLSDIPAPTNRGKRCKGFQSQAVPVVLCSKKLQTIKFLYGRAVDAFMLKAKWLTDSISEGCILPPEKYMVVKKCVGKRFIAVGSSVESNSHSPIFDNLGIMLHGEKNFCTDMAKIIKHGGGQVFKTLLELVQNCDSEKIATGIIVTENERRASRHLKHCASEGNIPIMSAYWIIRSLQLGKLLPLKEKTKTCKLPTLVLPEYRDTMGLSQEI, encoded by the exons GTGGTTCAATTTCATCTTCATCTGTCATTGGGTTGTAGCTCAGAGAATCTTCCAACTACACTTGAAGATATATCTGAAGCAGAAAGGATCAAGTCCAGTCATGCTCTGTCAGTTCAGTGTGTTCAAATCCCAATTGTCACTGAAGGGAGTGCTAAGGAATTGAAAGTAGACAACTTTACCGCATTAGGAAAAGGATGTAATAATGTGAACAAAGGAGAAGGGCATGAGAGAAATGCCTGCTTACATGAAGTCAATCACATGGATAATGCAATTGAGTTGTCGATTGCTGCATCTGAAGCACTGGTTATTCATGAGGTGTTCAAGGATGAACTGTTTTCAAAAAGATTTCCGGCTTCAACTGTGTTAGAAGCTGCACTACAGGTGAAACAAGCACGGCTTGAAGCTTGGAAAGAGAGTCATGAAAGCTGCAATTGTGCCACTGAGGAGATACCCGAAATTGATTGTCTATCAGAATCTGAAGATTTGAGAATGGAAGATGCATTCCATGATGTGGGGTTATCTGCTAGTGACTCTGCTGATTTGCATTTCCATGACTTTAGTCTGTCTCACGTTAAAGATACTCTTGCTTCACAAACTCAAAGTTGTAGTGGCAAATTGGAAAAGGAAGGAGCAGTTCTTCATGGGATAGACATTCTTCAGCCAGGAGATAGTTTTACCAAGCTAAACTTAAATGATATTGAGAGTGAGTCCCAGTTGAAAGTGGACGAAAGGTTTGGATCTCTTAGTGATGACGGGCAGAGAATACCAACAAGGGATCCATATTTGGTTGCAGATATCATCCCTGTGGAACGTGAGAGTGATCACATGTCAGACTGTTTGAAG AAAGTCAATTTTCCTGTCTTGGAAGGAAAATCATTTCAAGCATCTATTGGTTCTCCCAGTGTTAAGAACATTAATGTTGTAG GAGAAAGTGAAGATTTACCAAAAGTATTTCCCAATAGATTCGAAAGTCGTTGGTTTGGTGGTTGGACTTGTTTGAAG AATGAAGTACGTTTGTTTGATCAAGTCAAATGCAATGCTATCAAAAGTATTCCCGAACCTTTTGTTGGCGAGACAAGTTATTTCTCAGAATCAGCTGACATAGCTCCAGATATGAGTTCCTTTGTCACACGAAAACAGGATGAAAGGGTCATCATTGCTTCTCAATTGAGTATACCTTCTGAGGATTTATGTAACAAAGGAAAGGAGATGACACTGCTCTCTCAGGATATTGTGGCATCTTCAGATCTGTCCTTAGATGATACCCTCTGTTCTGTTGTTCCGTGCAGTATATCATCTGACCATCTGTCTTCTCCTTCAGCTGTATACAATAATGTAAGGGATGAAAAACAACAAAGCTTTGGTCCCACAACTGAATGTGCTACGAACTTGCGGAAAAATTCGGTTCTTGATAATCAGGTGGTTCATGGGAAACAAGTTACCACTCCGAAGATTAATAGAGAAGGGATGCATGTCCCAGTTCGCCGAGAAGTAACCTCTCTAAGAACTTATAGTGTACTCTCTGGCAATGGGATATCCTCAGAGAAAGGATATTGTTTAAATACATCGTTCTCATTGGGAAGAAATGATGCATCGATGCTAATGCCAGTAGGTCAAATGACAAACGAAAAAGGAAATTGCGATGATATTCCAACAGACGGGAATGAAGTCACAGTTTCTATGCCCAAGAACACAAGCTCACCCCTTATATTGAACCCTGGACCACGCCGTCGATTCCAAGCTTCAAAATCATTTCAACATGATTTTGGAACAGAAAAAGATAGAAAGCAAACAACAGAAGATCAAGCTGCTATACAGTGTCCAAAAAGAAAGCGTGTTCACTTTTCAGAAACTGAAACTGAGATTCAACGGGGGAAGGAGCCTAAAAAGTCACTCGTTGCACTAAAATCTT GTCATACTCCCAAAACTGCTAGAAATTTGAGACCTCCAACTTCACATTTAGAGTcgagaactcaagaactcaagaaaCGTCTAATAAATTCTAGTGCTAGAGTTGGAAGAAGATTGATGCTCGGAAATATGGAATTCTTAGTCACAGGATTTTCTAGGAAGCGAGAGAAGAAACTTGAAGACTTAATCAAGAAACATGGTGGCACAGTTCTCTCTGATATTCCCGCTCCAACTAATAGGGGGAAGAGATGCAAGGGATTTCAATCCCAGGCAGTTCCTGTTGTTCTTTGTTCAAAGAAG CTGCAAACAATCAAATTCTTGTATGGACGTGCAGTAGATGCCTTCATGCTTAAAGCTAAATGGCTTACTGATTCAATTAGTGAAGGCTGCATTTTACCACCTGAAAA GTACATGGTTGTTAAAAAATGTGTTGGCAAAAGGTTTATTGCTGTTGGAAGTTCAGTCGAAAGCAATAGTCATAGCCCTATCTTTGACAATCTAGGCATCATGCTTCACGGCGAAAAGAATTTCTGCACCGACATGGCCAAAATAATCAAG CATGGTGGTGGGCAAGTTTTCAAAACGCTTCTCGAGTTGGTTCAAAATTGTGACAGTGAGAAGATTGCAACGGGAATCATTGTTACTGAGAATGAGCGTAGAGCATCACGTCACCTGAAACATTGCGCCTCGGAAGGGAACATACCAATTATG TCAGCTTACTGGATCATAAGGAGTTTACAGTTGGGAAAACTCCTTCCCTTGAAGGAGAAGACAAAAACCTGCAAGTTACCTACTCTCGTGCTTCCAGAATATCGTGATACCATGGGTTTAAGTcaagaaatataa
- the LOC125875956 gene encoding CSC1-like protein At3g21620 yields the protein MATLTDIGVAAAINILSACIFLIAFAFLRIQPVNDRVYFPKWYLKGLRSSPLHSGTIVNKFVNLDFRAYLKFLNWMPAALQMPEPELIEHAGLDSAVYLRIYLIGLKIFVPIAFIAFSVMVPVNWTNHTLEHMDLTYSDLDKLSISNIPSGSQRFWTHLVMAYIFTFWTCYVLKREYEIIASMRLHFLASERRRPDQFTVLVKNVPPDPDESVSELVEHFFMVNHQDHYLTHQVVYNANKLTALVNEKKKKQNWLDYYQLKYTRNQSKRPTSKTGFLGLCGKTVDAIDFNSSEIERLSKEISDERMNIIGSTKYIMPAAFVSFRTRWAAAVCAQTQQARNPTLWLTEWAPEPRDVYWDNLAIPYVSLSIRRLIVAVAFFFLTFFFMIPIAFVQSLANIEGIEKALPFLKSLIETNAVKSFIQGFLPGIALKIFLIFLPSLLMQMSKFEGFCSISALERRSATRYYIFQFVNVFLGSIITGAAFNQLNNLLHQSANEIPKTIGVSIPMKATFFITYIMVDGWAGVAGEILRLKPLIFFHLKNFFLVKTEKDREEAMDPGSLGFNTGEPQIQLYFLLGLVYAVVSPILLPFIIVFFALAYVVYRHQIINVYNQEYESAAAFWPDVHGRIITALIVSQLLLMGLLSTKEASKSTPLLITLPILTIWFHIFCKGRYEPAFVRYPLQETVRKDTLERTKEPNFNLKEFLQNAYIHPVFKGEVDSEIDAASEDGELEPSLVQTKRQSRFNTPLPSKRSGSSPPLLSDFDATTQV from the exons ATGGCCACTCTGACTGATATAGGTGTTGCAGCTGCTATTAACATTCTGAGtgcatgtatttttttaattgcatTTGCATTCCTTCGAATACAACCTGTCAATGATAGGGTATACTTCCCAAAATGGTACCTAAAGGGTCTAAGAAGCAGTCCTTTGCACTCGGGTACAATTGTCAACAAGTTTGTCAACTTGGACTTTCGTGCGTACCTGAAGTTTCTAAATTGGATGCCTGCTGCATTACAAATGCCAGAACCAGAGCTTATTGAACACGCAGGATTGGACTCAGCTGTCTACTTGAGGATTTATTTGATAGG GCTTAAAATATTTGTTCCGATTGCTTTTATTGCGTTCTCAGTCATGGTTCCTGTTAATTGGACCAACCACACATTGGAGCATATGGATTTGACTTACAGTGACTTAGACAAGCTTTCAATTTCCAACATTCCTTCGGGATCACAGAG ATTCTGGACCCATCTGGTTATGGCTTACATCTTTACTTTCTGGACTTGCTATGTGCTGAAAAGGGAGTACGAGATAATTGCATCAATGAGGTTGCATTTCCTTGCATCTGAACGTCGACGACCAGACCAATTTACA GTACTTGTCAAAAATGTGCCACCAGATCCTGATGAGTCAGTGAGTGAGCTGGTAGAGCACTTCTTCATGGTCAACCATCAAGATCATTATTTAACTCATCAG GTTGTATACAATGCCAACAAGTTGACAGCGCTAGTcaatgagaagaagaaaaagcagAATTGGCTGGACTATTATCAACTCAAGTATACTAGAAATCAGTCCAAAAGGCCAACATCAAAG ACTGGTTTTCTTGGCTTATGCGGCAAGACCGTTGATGCAATTGATTTCAATAGTTCTGAAATTGAAAGGCTCTCAAAAGAA ATATCTGATGAGAGAATGAATATTATTGGGAGCACCAAGTACATTATGCCAGCAGCATTTGTTTCCTTCAGAACAAGATGGGCAGCTGCTGTTTGTGCGCAAACACAACAAGCCAGAAATCCAACACTCTGGTTAACTGAGTGGGCTCCAGAGCCCCGTGATGTCTACTGGGATAATTTGGCAATTCCTTATGTTTCACTGTCAATCAGGAGGCTTATTGTTGCTGTAGCATTTTTCTTCCTTACCTTCTTTTTCATGATTCCAATTGCATTTGTACAGTCCCTTGCTAATATAGAGGGAATTGAGAAAGCGTTACCTTTCTTGAAATCCTTAATTGAAAC TAATGCTGTAAAATCCTTCATCCAAGGCTTCCTCCCTGGAATCGCATTGAAGATTTTCCTTATCTTCCTACCTTCATTATTGATGCAAATGTCAAAATTTGAAGGATTTTGCTCCATATCAGCTCTTGAAAGGAGATCCGCAAcaagatattatatttttcagtTTGTTAATGTATTTCTTGGAAGCATCATCACTGGGGCCGCATTTAATCAGCTAAATAATTTGTTGCATCAGTCAGCAAATGA AATACCAAAGACAATCGGTGTATCCATTCCGATGAAGGCAACCTTCTTCATAACTTACATAATGGTGGATGGGTGGGCAGGAGTTGCTGGAGAGATACTTAGATTGAAGCCATTAATATTCTTTCACTTGAAAAACTTCTTCCTGGTGAAGACTGAGAAGGACAGAGAAGAGGCCATGGATCCAGGAAGTCTCGGGTTCAACACTGGTGAACCTCAGATACAGCTCTATTTCTTACTAGGCCTTGTTTATGCTGTTGTGTCACCGATCCTACTCCCTTTCATCATAGTATTTTTTGCTCTGGCATACGTTGTATATCGACATCAG ATTATAAATGTGTACAATCAGGAGTATGAAAGTGCAGCAGCATTCTGGCCTGATGTACATGGGCGCATCATAACTGCGCTGATAGTCTCTCAATTGCTTCTAATGGGATTGTTAAGTACAAAGGAAGCTTCTAAATCGACTCCATTGCTAATTACACTCCCTATACTAACCATATGGTTCCATATCTTCTGCAAAGGTCGTTATGAGCCAGCTTTTGTCAGATATCCGTTGCAG GAAACAGTGAGGAAAGATACACTAGAACGTACAAAGGAGCCAAACTTCAACTTGAAAGAGTTCCTTCAGAATGCTTATATCCACCCTGTTTTCAAAGGTGAAGTAGATAGTGAAATTGATGCAGCCAGTGAAGATGGGGAGCTGGAACCTTCGCTTGTCCAAACAAAACGCCAATCGCGTTTCAACACACCATTGCCAAGCAAAAGGAGCGGTTCATCGCCTCCATTGTTATCTGATTTTGATGCAACAACGCAAGTATAG